In Tursiops truncatus isolate mTurTru1 chromosome 19, mTurTru1.mat.Y, whole genome shotgun sequence, a genomic segment contains:
- the CADM4 gene encoding cell adhesion molecule 4 has translation MGRARRFQWPLLLLWAAAAGPGAGQEVQTENVTVAEGGVAEITCRLHQYDGSIVVIQNPARQTLFFNGTRALKDERFQLEEFSPRRVRIRLSDARLEDEGGYFCQLYTEDTHHQIATLTVLVAPENPVVEVREQAVEGGEVELSCLVPRSRPAAVLRWHRDRKELKGVSSSQENGKVWSVASTVRFRVDRKDDGGIVICEAQNQALPSGHSKQTQYVLDVQYSPTARIHASQAVVREGDTLVLTCAVTGNPRPNQIRWNRGNESLPERAEAVGETLTLPGLVSADNGTYTCEASNKHGHARALYVLVVYDPGAVVEAQTSVPYAIVGGILALLVFLIICVLVGMVWCSVRQKGSYLTHEASGLDEQGEAREAFLNGSDGHKRKEEFFI, from the exons ATGGGCCGGGCCCGGCGCTTCCAgtggccgctgctgctgctgtgggCGGCCGCGGCGGGGCCAG gggcaggacaggaagtaCAGACAGAGAACGTGACAGTGGCTGAGGGTGGGGTGGCCGAGATAACCTGCCGTCTGCACCAGTATGATGGATCTATAGTTGTCATTCAGAACCCCGCCCGGCAGACCCTCTTCTTCAATGGTACCCGTG CCCTGAAGGATGAGCGTTTCCAGCTTGAGGAGTTCTCCCCACGCCGGGTACGGATCCGGCTCTCAGATGCGCGCCTGGAGGACGAGGGGGGCTACTTCTGCCAGCTCTACACGGAGGATACCCACCACCAGATTGCCACGCTCACTGTACTGG TGGCCCCGGAGAATCCTGTAGTGGAGGTCCGGGAACAGGCGGTGGAGGGCGGCGAGGTGGAGCTCAGCTGCCTTGTTCCACGGTCCCGCCCGGCCGCCGTCCTGCGCTGGCACCGGGACCGAAAGGAGCTGAAAG GAGTGAGCAGCAGCCAGGAAAATGGCAAGGTCTGGAGCGTGGCGAGCACAGTGCGGTTTCGTGTGGACCGCAAGGACGACGGCGGTATCGTCATCTGCGAGGCGCAGAACCAGGCGCTGCCCTCCGGACACAGCAAACAGACGCAGTACGTGCTGGATGTGCAGT ACTCCCCCACGGCCCGGATCCATGCCTCCCAAGCtgtggtgagggagggagacacgcTGGTGCTGACATGTGCTGTGACGGGGAACCCCAG GCCAAACCAGATCCGCTGGAACCGCGGTAATGAGTCTTTGCCAGAGCGGGCCGAGGCAGTCGGGGAGACGCTTACGCTGCCCGGCCTGGTATCCGCGGATAATGGCACCTACACCTGCGAGGCGTCGAACAAGCACGGCCACGCGAGGGCGCTCTATGTGCTCGTGGTCTACG ACCCTGGTGCGGTGGTAGAGGCTCAGACGTCGGTGCCGTACGCCATTGTGGGCGGCATCCTGGCGCTACTGGTGTTTCTGATCATCTGTGTGCTGGTGGGCATGGTCTGGTGCTCAGTGCGGCAGAAGG GCTCCTATCTGACCCATGAGGCCAGTGGCCTGGATGAGCAGGGAGAAGCAAGAGAAGCCTTTCTCAATGGCAGCGATGGacacaagaggaaagaagaattCTTTATctga